One stretch of Serinicoccus hydrothermalis DNA includes these proteins:
- a CDS encoding PPOX class F420-dependent oxidoreductase has protein sequence MGNVAVQRLGAEEFISFTTFRRTGEPVPTPVWVVPLRDGERIGFYTTMGTGKTKRLRHTSRVTVQPCERRGTPKPGTEPVEGTAEMVQGGADFDEVRAAVRAKYGWQTRVFRLVGKLTQRGKGLTYGDTVVLVTPGVLPG, from the coding sequence ATGGGCAACGTCGCAGTGCAGCGCCTCGGCGCCGAGGAGTTCATCTCGTTCACGACCTTCCGCCGCACCGGTGAGCCGGTGCCGACCCCGGTCTGGGTGGTGCCGCTGCGCGACGGTGAGCGGATCGGCTTCTACACGACCATGGGCACCGGCAAGACCAAGCGGCTGCGGCATACCTCGCGGGTCACGGTGCAGCCCTGCGAGCGGCGAGGCACCCCCAAGCCCGGCACCGAGCCGGTCGAGGGGACCGCCGAGATGGTGCAGGGCGGGGCCGACTTCGACGAGGTCAGGGCCGCGGTGCGCGCGAAGTACGGCTGGCAGACGCGGGTCTTCCGCCTGGTCGGCAAGCTCACCCAGCGCGGCAAGGGGCTGACCTACGGCGACACGGTCGTGCTCGTCACCCCGGGGGTCCTGCCCGGCTGA
- a CDS encoding YjiH family protein, translating to MSAQTRSEEVPDTAAPMWKFFVLSAIGVFMFFVPITIGERSTIPLDHIVSWLREAIPGVLPWYALALILAGAIYPWVTGSWRRSTTDAVFAVARVIGLVVGVMLVLGVGPDWLFADDIGPFLLNALVIPVGLLVPIGAVFLALLVGYGLMEFIGVLARPLMRPVFRTPGRSAIDAVASFVGSYSLALLITNRVYLDGKYTRREAMVIATGFSTVSATFMIVVASALDLMQHWSLYFWSTLLITFAVTAITVWIPPLSRVPDETVPGVEHQPEHPVEGGRFATAWREARHTVAADPGLLRTVWSTFLDGLKMAMAILPSILSIGLLGLVLAEFTPVFDWLGYVFYPITWALQIPEPLLVAKAAALGVSEMFLPAALVAESAMSVKYVVAVVSVSQIIFFSAMVPSLVGTQIPVSIPRLLVIWFERVCLSLVLAIPVGLLLF from the coding sequence ATGAGCGCCCAGACCCGTTCCGAGGAGGTCCCGGACACCGCCGCCCCGATGTGGAAGTTCTTCGTCCTGTCGGCGATCGGCGTCTTCATGTTCTTCGTGCCGATCACGATCGGGGAGCGGAGCACCATCCCGCTGGACCACATCGTGTCGTGGCTGCGCGAGGCGATCCCCGGCGTCCTGCCCTGGTATGCCCTCGCGCTCATCCTCGCGGGCGCGATCTACCCCTGGGTCACCGGGTCGTGGCGGCGGAGCACCACCGACGCCGTCTTCGCCGTGGCCCGCGTCATCGGGCTGGTCGTCGGGGTGATGCTCGTCCTCGGCGTCGGCCCGGACTGGCTCTTCGCCGACGACATCGGCCCGTTCCTGCTCAACGCGCTGGTCATCCCGGTGGGGCTGCTCGTCCCGATCGGTGCGGTCTTCCTGGCGCTGCTCGTGGGCTACGGGCTCATGGAGTTCATCGGCGTCCTCGCCCGCCCGCTCATGCGCCCGGTCTTCCGCACGCCGGGCCGCTCGGCGATCGACGCGGTCGCCAGCTTCGTCGGCTCCTACTCCCTGGCCCTGCTCATCACCAACCGGGTCTACCTCGACGGGAAGTACACGCGTCGCGAGGCCATGGTCATCGCGACCGGCTTCTCCACCGTGTCGGCGACCTTCATGATCGTCGTCGCGAGCGCGCTGGACCTCATGCAGCACTGGAGCCTCTACTTCTGGTCCACCCTGCTCATCACCTTCGCCGTCACCGCGATCACCGTGTGGATCCCGCCGCTGTCGCGGGTGCCGGACGAGACCGTCCCCGGCGTCGAGCACCAGCCGGAGCATCCCGTCGAGGGCGGCCGGTTCGCCACCGCGTGGCGGGAGGCCCGGCATACCGTCGCCGCGGACCCCGGCCTGCTGCGGACGGTCTGGTCCACCTTCCTCGACGGGCTCAAGATGGCCATGGCGATCCTGCCGAGCATCCTGTCGATCGGGCTGCTGGGCCTGGTGCTGGCGGAGTTCACGCCGGTCTTCGACTGGCTCGGCTACGTTTTCTACCCCATCACCTGGGCGCTGCAGATCCCCGAGCCGCTGCTCGTCGCCAAGGCCGCGGCGCTCGGCGTCTCGGAGATGTTCCTGCCGGCCGCGCTCGTCGCGGAGTCTGCGATGTCGGTGAAGTACGTCGTCGCCGTGGTCAGCGTCAGCCAGATCATCTTCTTCTCGGCGATGGTGCCCTCCCTCGTGGGCACGCAGATCCCGGTGTCGATCCCGCGGCTGCTCGTCATCTGGTTCGAGCGGGTATGCCTGAGCCTGGTCCTCGCGATCCCCGTGGGGCTGCTGCTGTTCTGA
- the hutH gene encoding histidine ammonia-lyase, which translates to MSRLPEPDLPREVVVTVGPMSHAEVVAVARHGARVSIADDAVEGIAATRRIIEDLAGDTQPHYGISTGFGALANTSIPPDKRAQLQRSLVRSHAAGSGPEVEREVVRALMLLRLSTLATGRTGVRVETAQAYASLLNAGITPVVREHGSLGCSGDLAPLAHCALAVMGEGMVRVGPEAGADQEAWQASPQELIPAGEALGRAGIAPVELAEKEGLALINGTDGMLGMLVLALHDLDTLLTTADVAAAMSVEGLLGTDDVFAADLHDLRPHPGQARSAQNLRDLMSDSAIRESHRTEACTRVQDAYSLRCSPQVHGSARDTCGYARTVADRELAAAVDNPVVTRDGRVESNGNFHGAPVAHVLDFLAIVAADVASISERRTDRFLDVARSHGLPPFLADDPGTDSGHMIAQYTQAALVSELKRLAAPASVDSIPSSAMQEDHVSMGWGAARKLRRAVDGLTRVVAVEVLTAARALDLRAPLTPAPATAAVVALLRGSGVEGPGPDRHLSPEIETVVDLVADGRVRDAAERVTGLLH; encoded by the coding sequence ATGAGCCGTCTCCCCGAGCCTGACCTGCCCCGCGAGGTCGTCGTCACCGTCGGCCCGATGTCGCACGCCGAGGTCGTCGCCGTCGCCCGGCACGGCGCGCGCGTGAGCATCGCGGACGACGCCGTCGAGGGCATCGCCGCGACCCGCCGCATCATCGAGGACCTGGCCGGTGACACCCAGCCGCACTACGGCATCTCGACCGGCTTCGGCGCGCTGGCCAACACCAGCATCCCCCCGGACAAGCGGGCGCAGCTGCAGCGCAGCCTGGTCCGCAGCCACGCGGCGGGATCCGGCCCGGAGGTCGAGCGCGAGGTCGTGCGTGCGCTCATGCTGCTGCGCCTGTCGACCCTCGCGACCGGCCGCACCGGGGTGCGGGTCGAGACGGCGCAGGCGTATGCCTCGCTCCTCAACGCCGGCATCACCCCCGTCGTGCGCGAGCACGGCAGCCTCGGCTGCTCCGGCGACCTCGCGCCGCTGGCCCACTGCGCCCTGGCCGTCATGGGCGAGGGCATGGTCCGGGTCGGCCCGGAGGCGGGCGCGGACCAGGAGGCCTGGCAGGCGTCCCCGCAGGAGCTCATCCCCGCCGGCGAGGCGCTGGGCCGAGCCGGGATCGCCCCGGTCGAGCTGGCCGAGAAGGAGGGCCTGGCCCTCATCAACGGCACCGACGGCATGCTCGGCATGCTCGTGCTCGCCCTGCACGACCTCGACACGCTGCTCACCACCGCCGACGTCGCCGCCGCGATGAGCGTCGAGGGCCTGCTCGGCACCGACGACGTCTTCGCCGCCGACCTGCACGACCTCCGGCCGCACCCCGGCCAGGCGCGCTCGGCGCAGAACCTGCGAGACCTCATGTCCGACAGCGCGATCCGCGAGTCGCACCGCACCGAGGCGTGCACCCGCGTGCAGGACGCATACTCGCTGCGCTGCTCGCCCCAGGTCCACGGATCGGCCCGCGACACCTGCGGGTATGCCCGCACCGTCGCCGACCGCGAGCTCGCCGCCGCCGTCGACAACCCGGTCGTGACGCGGGACGGACGGGTCGAGAGCAACGGCAACTTCCACGGCGCGCCCGTCGCCCACGTGCTCGACTTCCTCGCGATCGTCGCCGCCGACGTGGCGAGCATCAGCGAGCGGCGCACCGACCGCTTCCTCGACGTCGCCCGCAGCCACGGGCTGCCGCCCTTCCTCGCCGACGACCCCGGGACCGACAGCGGGCACATGATCGCGCAGTACACCCAGGCCGCGCTGGTCAGCGAGCTCAAGCGGCTGGCCGCCCCGGCGAGCGTGGACTCCATACCCTCCTCCGCGATGCAGGAGGACCACGTGAGCATGGGGTGGGGGGCCGCCCGCAAGCTGCGCCGCGCCGTCGACGGGCTGACCCGCGTCGTCGCGGTCGAGGTGCTCACCGCCGCACGCGCCCTCGACCTGCGCGCGCCGCTCACCCCGGCCCCCGCGACGGCCGCCGTCGTGGCGCTGCTGCGCGGGTCCGGCGTCGAGGGCCCCGGCCCGGACCGCCACCTCAGCCCCGAGATCGAGACCGTCGTCGACCTCGTCGCGGACGGCCGCGTCCGGGACGCCGCCGAGAGGGTCACGGGCCTGCTCCACTGA
- a CDS encoding formimidoylglutamate deiminase, translating into MSTTFHAAHAHLPTGVTADVRIAVEDGRITAVGEGIPAAEGDHRLPGIVLPGLANAHSHAFHRALRGRTHGGGGTFWTWRETMYAVAARLDPDRYLALARATYAEMALAGITAVGEFHYLHHGPGGKRYMDPNVMGKALVEAAAEAGIRLTLLDTCYLAGGLDGAGHTELEGTQLRFGDGDAQTWALRVEDLRDHTDGGPEHVRVGAAIHSVRAVPRDQLSTVASWARTATPTPDRTPLLTPDRTPLPSANSRTEGVSGREVAGRRGPAGRPVHVHLSEQPAENDACLAAHGLTPTGLLEAEGVLGPDLSAVHATHLTERDVALLGQHRSTACFCPTTERDLADGIGPGRALRDAGARLSLGSDQHAVVDLLEEARALEMHERLASLERGRFAPADLLAAATAHESIGWPDAGRIEVGARADLVAVRDDTVRTAGCDPAQVVLAASAADVDTVVTDGRVVVQDGRHRLGDVGRLLAGAIHPLLSD; encoded by the coding sequence GTGAGCACGACCTTCCACGCCGCCCACGCCCACCTGCCCACCGGTGTCACCGCCGACGTGCGCATCGCCGTCGAGGACGGTCGGATCACCGCGGTGGGCGAGGGCATACCCGCGGCCGAGGGCGACCACCGCCTCCCCGGGATCGTGCTCCCCGGACTGGCGAACGCGCACAGCCACGCCTTCCACCGGGCGCTGCGCGGGCGGACGCACGGCGGTGGCGGGACGTTCTGGACCTGGCGCGAGACGATGTATGCCGTCGCCGCCCGGCTCGACCCGGACCGCTACCTCGCCCTGGCCCGCGCGACCTATGCCGAGATGGCGCTCGCGGGCATCACCGCCGTGGGCGAGTTCCACTACCTGCACCACGGGCCGGGCGGGAAGCGCTACATGGACCCCAACGTCATGGGGAAGGCGCTCGTCGAGGCGGCCGCCGAGGCCGGGATCCGGCTGACGCTGCTGGACACCTGCTACCTCGCCGGGGGACTCGACGGCGCGGGGCACACCGAGCTGGAGGGCACGCAGCTGCGCTTCGGCGACGGCGACGCGCAGACCTGGGCGCTGCGGGTCGAGGACCTGCGCGACCACACCGACGGCGGACCGGAGCACGTGCGGGTCGGTGCCGCGATCCACTCGGTGCGGGCCGTGCCCCGCGACCAGCTCTCGACCGTGGCCTCGTGGGCACGCACAGCAACCCCCACCCCCGACCGGACACCCCTTCTCACCCCCGACCGGACACCCCTTCCGTCCGCAAATTCGCGGACGGAAGGGGTGTCCGGTCGGGAGGTGGCTGGGCGGCGTGGGCCGGCTGGGCGGCCGGTGCACGTGCACCTGTCCGAGCAGCCCGCCGAGAACGACGCCTGCCTCGCCGCGCACGGCCTCACCCCGACCGGGCTGCTGGAGGCCGAGGGGGTGCTCGGGCCCGACCTGTCCGCCGTCCACGCCACCCACCTCACCGAGCGCGACGTCGCGCTGCTCGGGCAGCACCGGTCCACCGCCTGCTTCTGCCCCACCACGGAGCGCGACCTCGCGGACGGCATCGGCCCGGGGCGGGCGCTGCGCGACGCGGGAGCCCGGCTGTCGCTCGGCTCGGACCAGCACGCGGTCGTCGACCTGCTGGAGGAGGCCCGGGCGCTGGAGATGCACGAGCGGTTGGCGAGCCTCGAGCGGGGCCGCTTCGCCCCCGCCGACCTGCTGGCCGCGGCCACCGCGCACGAGAGCATCGGCTGGCCGGACGCCGGCCGGATCGAGGTCGGTGCCCGCGCCGACCTCGTCGCGGTGCGCGACGACACGGTCCGCACGGCCGGCTGCGACCCGGCCCAGGTCGTGCTCGCCGCGAGCGCTGCCGACGTCGACACCGTGGTGACCGACGGGCGGGTCGTCGTGCAGGACGGGCGGCACCGGCTCGGCGACGTCGGCCGGCTGCTCGCAGGCGCCATCCACCCGCTCCTGAGCGACTGA
- a CDS encoding allantoate amidohydrolase translates to MSTAAALAAFDRMWADLDPVGRVGSGGYRRFAWTREDATLREWFAGEAAARGLDVVEDRVGNQWAWWWDGPGSVDDAVRAGHTGLVIGSHLDSVPDGGAFDGPLGVVSSFAALDLLRAGGVAPSRPVAVANFVDEEGARFGIACAGSRVLTGALPADRARALTDGDGVTYAEALAAAGRDPEALGRDEETLARVGAFVELHVEQGRALVDLDAPVAVASDIWPHGRWRFDFPGEANHAGTTRLEDRRDAMLGYADLVLAARAGATDRGCVATVGKVAVTPGGVNAIPSHVTGWLDARGPEEAQVEALVADLEGRAGQHGAEVVRESWTPTTRFDAALADRLRAVLGSSDELSVPVLGTGAGHDAGILAGAGIPTAMLFVRNPTGVSHSPAEHAETPDCHAGVEALAACVADLAAGQP, encoded by the coding sequence GTGAGCACCGCAGCCGCCCTCGCCGCCTTCGACCGCATGTGGGCCGACCTCGACCCGGTCGGCCGGGTCGGCAGCGGCGGCTACCGCCGCTTCGCCTGGACCCGGGAGGACGCCACGCTGCGCGAGTGGTTCGCCGGGGAGGCGGCGGCGCGTGGCCTCGACGTTGTCGAGGACCGGGTCGGCAACCAGTGGGCGTGGTGGTGGGACGGCCCGGGGAGCGTGGACGACGCGGTGCGGGCGGGGCATACCGGCCTCGTCATCGGCTCGCACCTGGACTCGGTGCCGGACGGCGGCGCCTTCGACGGGCCGCTCGGGGTGGTCAGCTCGTTCGCCGCGCTCGACCTGCTCCGCGCGGGCGGGGTCGCGCCGTCCCGGCCGGTCGCCGTGGCCAACTTCGTCGACGAGGAGGGGGCGCGCTTCGGGATCGCCTGCGCGGGCTCCCGGGTGCTCACCGGGGCGCTGCCCGCCGACCGGGCGCGGGCGCTCACCGACGGCGACGGCGTGACGTATGCCGAGGCGCTCGCCGCAGCCGGCCGCGACCCCGAGGCCCTGGGCCGGGACGAGGAGACGCTGGCGCGCGTCGGCGCCTTCGTCGAGCTGCACGTCGAGCAGGGCCGGGCGCTGGTCGACCTCGACGCTCCCGTCGCGGTGGCCAGCGACATCTGGCCGCACGGGCGGTGGCGCTTCGACTTCCCCGGCGAGGCCAACCACGCCGGGACCACCCGGCTCGAGGACCGGCGCGACGCGATGCTCGGGTATGCCGACCTCGTCCTGGCAGCCCGGGCCGGTGCCACCGATCGCGGCTGCGTCGCCACCGTCGGCAAGGTGGCCGTCACCCCGGGCGGGGTCAACGCGATCCCCTCGCACGTCACCGGCTGGCTGGACGCGCGCGGGCCGGAGGAGGCGCAGGTCGAGGCGCTCGTCGCCGACCTCGAGGGACGGGCCGGGCAGCACGGCGCCGAGGTCGTCCGGGAGTCCTGGACCCCGACCACCCGCTTCGACGCCGCCCTGGCCGACCGGCTGCGCGCCGTGCTGGGCAGCAGCGACGAGCTGAGCGTGCCGGTGCTCGGCACCGGCGCCGGGCACGACGCCGGCATCCTCGCGGGAGCGGGCATACCGACCGCGATGCTCTTCGTGCGCAACCCGACCGGGGTCTCGCACAGCCCGGCCGAGCACGCCGAGACGCCCGACTGCCACGCCGGCGTCGAGGCCCTCGCGGCGTGCGTGGCCGACCTCGCGGCGGGGCAGCCGTGA
- the hutI gene encoding imidazolonepropionase, with product MSMLITGIRELVTCDDTVENARGRTNADLTRGLGVVPDAAVVIGGGSEDSAPAVEWIGPADQAPAADWAIDLGGKAVLPGFVDSHAHLVFAGDRSAEFAARMTGQPYDGGGIALTMAATREAGDAELRDLLAKRVGEMRSQGTTTVEIKSGYGLDVEHEVRALRLAREVTPETTFLGAHVVPPDRRGAGGREAYLDLVCGEMLAACAPYARWVDVFCEPASAHAFDGEESRRVLEAGRDAGLELRVHGNQLGHGPGVQLAVELGAASVDHCTYLSDEDVEALAGSGTVATLLPGVEFSTRQPYPDARRLFDAGVDVALATDCNPGTCSSSSMPLMIALAVREMGMTPAEALRAATVGGARALRRDDVGRIRVGQRADLAVVDAPSVLHIPYRVGVPIVRALEV from the coding sequence ATGAGCATGCTCATCACCGGCATCCGCGAGCTGGTCACCTGCGACGACACCGTCGAGAACGCGCGCGGGAGGACCAACGCGGACCTGACCCGCGGCCTCGGTGTCGTGCCCGACGCCGCGGTCGTCATCGGCGGCGGGAGCGAGGACTCGGCGCCTGCCGTGGAGTGGATCGGGCCGGCCGACCAGGCGCCCGCCGCGGACTGGGCGATCGACCTCGGCGGCAAGGCGGTCCTGCCCGGTTTCGTCGACAGCCACGCCCACCTCGTCTTCGCCGGCGACCGGTCGGCGGAGTTCGCCGCCCGGATGACCGGGCAGCCCTACGACGGCGGCGGCATCGCCCTCACCATGGCGGCCACCCGCGAGGCGGGCGACGCCGAGCTGCGCGACCTGCTCGCCAAGCGGGTCGGGGAGATGCGCAGCCAGGGCACGACCACCGTGGAGATCAAGAGCGGCTACGGCCTCGACGTCGAGCACGAGGTCCGGGCGCTGCGGCTGGCCCGCGAGGTCACCCCCGAGACCACCTTCCTCGGCGCCCACGTCGTCCCGCCGGACCGGCGTGGCGCCGGCGGGCGGGAGGCATACCTCGACCTCGTCTGCGGCGAGATGCTCGCCGCCTGCGCGCCGTACGCCCGCTGGGTCGACGTCTTCTGCGAACCGGCCAGCGCCCACGCCTTCGACGGCGAGGAGTCGCGCCGCGTGCTCGAGGCCGGGCGGGACGCCGGGCTGGAGCTGCGGGTGCACGGCAACCAGCTCGGGCACGGCCCCGGTGTCCAGCTGGCCGTCGAGCTCGGCGCGGCGAGCGTCGACCACTGCACCTACCTCAGCGACGAGGACGTCGAGGCGCTCGCCGGGAGCGGCACCGTGGCCACCCTGCTGCCGGGTGTGGAGTTCTCCACCCGGCAGCCCTACCCCGACGCGCGCCGGCTCTTCGACGCGGGCGTGGACGTGGCCCTCGCCACCGACTGCAACCCCGGCACGTGCAGCTCCTCCTCGATGCCGCTCATGATCGCGCTCGCGGTCCGCGAGATGGGGATGACGCCGGCGGAGGCGCTGCGCGCGGCCACCGTCGGCGGGGCGCGGGCGCTGCGCCGCGACGACGTGGGGCGGATCCGCGTCGGGCAGCGGGCGGACCTCGCCGTCGTGGACGCCCCGAGCGTGCTGCACATCCCCTACCGCGTCGGGGTGCCGATCGTGCGCGCGCTGGAGGTCTGA
- a CDS encoding Uma2 family endonuclease, which yields MSMTEVGIYTVEDLYAYREQRDDMTIQLIEGELVVSPGPSIIHQAVSGELFALLRAACPPHLRVLTAPLDLRAGERSMIQPDLMVIPREIREGGQVEVPPVLAVEILSPSSRRADLVAKPDVLARFGCRHYWVVDPEAPGIRVYRLVGGAYESGEVVMGAATFEVREPFEVSFRLSDLTR from the coding sequence ATGAGCATGACCGAGGTCGGCATCTACACGGTCGAGGACCTGTATGCCTACCGCGAGCAGCGGGACGACATGACGATCCAGCTCATCGAGGGTGAGCTGGTCGTGTCGCCCGGACCCAGCATCATCCACCAGGCGGTGAGCGGGGAGCTCTTCGCCCTCCTGCGGGCCGCCTGCCCGCCTCACCTGCGCGTGCTCACCGCACCGCTGGACCTGAGGGCAGGGGAGCGCAGCATGATCCAGCCCGACCTCATGGTCATCCCGCGCGAGATCCGCGAGGGCGGTCAGGTCGAGGTGCCGCCGGTGCTGGCGGTCGAGATCCTCTCGCCGTCCAGCCGTCGGGCCGATCTCGTCGCCAAGCCGGACGTGCTCGCCCGGTTCGGGTGCCGGCACTACTGGGTCGTGGACCCGGAGGCGCCGGGGATACGCGTCTACCGTCTCGTGGGTGGCGCCTACGAGTCGGGCGAGGTCGTCATGGGAGCGGCGACCTTCGAGGTGCGCGAGCCGTTCGAGGTGTCCTTCCGGCTCTCCGACCTCACCCGGTGA
- the hutU gene encoding urocanate hydratase: MEGARPVRAPRGTKLTARSWATEAPMRMLMNNLDPEVAERPDDLVVYGGTGRAARDWRSFDAMVRTLTDLREDETMLVQSGRPVGVMQTHEWAPRVLIANSNLVGDWATWPEFRRLEQLGLTMYGQMTAGSWIYIGTQGILQGTYETFAAVAAKKFDGSLAGTLTLTGGCGGMGGAQPLAVTLNGGVCLVVDVDEARLRRRVKSRYLDEVADSLDAGVERALAAKGAREAVSIGVVGNAAEVFPELLRRGVDIDIVTDQTSAHDPLSYLPTGIDLADWHDYADKKPEEFTDRAQESMARHVEAMVGFMDAGAEVFDYGNSIRDEARQGGYDRAFEFPGFVPAYIRPLFCEGKGPFRWAALSGDEKDIAATDQAVLDLFPDNEHLHTWIRGAQEKVSFEGLPARICWLGYGERDKAGVRFNDMVASGEVSAPIVIGRDHLDCGSVASPYRETEAMADGSDAIADWPLLNAMVNTASGASWVSLHHGGGVGIGRSLHAGQVSVADGTDLARQKLERVLTNDPGMGVIRHVDAGYDRADEVAAERGVRVPMREGD; encoded by the coding sequence ATGGAAGGCGCCCGCCCCGTGCGCGCACCGCGCGGCACGAAGCTCACCGCCCGCTCCTGGGCCACCGAGGCCCCGATGCGGATGCTCATGAACAACCTCGACCCCGAGGTCGCCGAGCGCCCGGACGACCTGGTGGTCTACGGCGGCACGGGCCGCGCCGCACGCGACTGGCGCAGCTTCGACGCCATGGTCCGCACCCTCACCGACCTGCGCGAGGACGAGACCATGCTGGTCCAGTCCGGCCGCCCGGTGGGCGTCATGCAGACCCACGAGTGGGCGCCCCGCGTGCTCATCGCCAACTCCAACCTCGTCGGCGACTGGGCGACCTGGCCCGAGTTCCGGCGGCTCGAGCAGCTCGGCCTGACGATGTACGGCCAGATGACCGCCGGGTCCTGGATCTACATCGGCACCCAGGGCATCCTGCAGGGCACCTACGAGACCTTCGCCGCGGTCGCCGCCAAGAAGTTCGACGGCAGCCTGGCCGGCACCCTCACCCTCACCGGCGGCTGCGGCGGCATGGGCGGTGCCCAGCCGCTCGCGGTCACCCTCAACGGCGGGGTATGCCTGGTCGTCGACGTCGACGAGGCGCGCCTGCGTCGGCGGGTCAAGAGCCGCTACCTGGACGAGGTCGCCGACTCCCTCGACGCGGGCGTGGAGCGCGCGCTGGCGGCCAAGGGGGCGCGCGAGGCCGTCTCGATCGGCGTCGTGGGCAACGCCGCCGAGGTCTTCCCCGAGCTGCTGCGCCGCGGCGTCGACATCGACATCGTCACCGACCAGACCTCCGCGCACGACCCGCTGTCCTACCTGCCGACGGGGATCGACCTCGCCGACTGGCACGACTACGCGGACAAGAAGCCGGAGGAGTTCACCGACCGGGCGCAGGAGTCGATGGCCCGGCACGTCGAGGCGATGGTCGGCTTCATGGACGCCGGGGCCGAGGTCTTCGACTACGGCAACAGCATCCGCGACGAGGCCCGCCAGGGCGGCTACGACCGGGCCTTCGAGTTCCCCGGGTTCGTCCCGGCATACATCCGGCCGCTGTTCTGCGAGGGCAAGGGGCCCTTCCGCTGGGCCGCGCTCTCGGGCGACGAGAAGGACATCGCCGCCACCGACCAGGCCGTCCTCGACCTCTTCCCCGACAACGAGCACCTGCACACGTGGATCCGGGGCGCGCAGGAGAAGGTCTCCTTCGAGGGGCTGCCGGCGCGGATCTGCTGGCTCGGCTACGGCGAGCGCGACAAGGCCGGGGTGCGCTTCAACGACATGGTGGCCTCCGGCGAGGTCAGCGCCCCGATCGTCATCGGCCGCGACCACCTCGACTGCGGCTCGGTCGCCAGCCCCTACCGGGAGACCGAGGCCATGGCGGACGGGTCGGACGCGATCGCCGACTGGCCGCTGCTCAACGCGATGGTCAACACCGCGTCCGGGGCGTCCTGGGTGTCGCTGCACCACGGCGGCGGCGTCGGCATCGGCCGGTCGCTGCACGCCGGCCAGGTCAGCGTCGCCGACGGCACCGACCTGGCCCGCCAGAAGCTCGAGCGGGTCCTCACCAACGATCCGGGCATGGGCGTCATCCGGCACGTCGACGCCGGCTACGACCGCGCCGACGAGGTCGCCGCCGAGCGCGGCGTCCGGGTCCCGATGCGCGAGGGCGACTGA
- a CDS encoding aminoacyl-tRNA deacylase has protein sequence MSEERALAAVEAAGLAYAVTRHGRVGSLEEAARVRGVQPRDIVKTMVVRRGDGDHLFVLVPGDREIAWPKLRALLGVSRLSMPDAATAKEATGYERGTITPFGSTTAWPVVADESLTGEPGRRISLGAGAHGVAVTVDAEAALAALDARVADVTG, from the coding sequence ATGAGCGAGGAACGCGCGCTGGCGGCGGTCGAGGCGGCCGGGCTGGCCTATGCCGTCACCCGCCACGGGCGCGTCGGCAGCCTCGAGGAGGCGGCCCGGGTGCGCGGGGTGCAGCCGCGGGACATCGTCAAGACGATGGTGGTGCGGCGCGGCGACGGTGACCACCTCTTCGTGCTCGTGCCGGGTGACCGGGAGATCGCCTGGCCCAAGCTCCGAGCGCTGCTCGGCGTCAGCCGGCTCTCGATGCCGGACGCCGCCACGGCCAAGGAGGCGACCGGCTACGAGCGCGGCACGATCACGCCCTTCGGCTCGACGACCGCGTGGCCGGTCGTCGCCGACGAGAGCCTGACCGGCGAGCCGGGCCGCCGGATCTCGCTCGGGGCCGGCGCGCACGGCGTCGCGGTGACCGTCGACGCCGAGGCGGCCCTGGCCGCGCTCGACGCCCGGGTCGCCGACGTCACCGGGTGA